The proteins below come from a single Papaver somniferum cultivar HN1 chromosome 11, ASM357369v1, whole genome shotgun sequence genomic window:
- the LOC113321279 gene encoding uncharacterized protein LOC113321279: MPSPSLRFFDQPKSSASHSNQSVTAQLSNHRASKRNQSNRVVDPKRLLKLDETARLTKAGTTKVEVNALSSTSKCSVPPVASIASYTKLKPKIKPSNVQVEANVSASMSSFNQTSNQEELHNLNIDVDKQEVKEENTRSHTHDEVGQVTHEVNLGLALVHTSVCCTLLQWSKEITSLRSRKGIKNMMQMSKLKSHIYMGDANNEP; the protein is encoded by the exons ATGCCTTCGCCATCCCTTCGATTCTTTGATCAG CCAAAATCTTCAGCTTCTCACAGTAATCAGTCAGTTACCGCTCAATTAAGCAATCATCGAGCAAGCAAACGTAATCAGTCGAACCGTGTTGTGGACCCCAAACGTCTACTTAAACTAGATGAGACTGCCAGACTGACAAAAGCTGGAACTACTAAAGTTGAAGTTAATGCCCTAAGCTCAACTTCAAAGTGTTCTGTTCCGCCTGTGGCTAGTATTGCTTCATATACAAAGCTGAAACCAAAGATTAAACCAAGCAATGTGCAGGTTGAAGCAAATGTGTCTGCTTCCATGAGTTCTTTTAACCAGACAAGTAATCAAGAGGAATTACACAATcttaatattgatgttgataagcAGGAGGTGAAGGAAGAAAATACAAGAagtcacacacatgatgaagttGGTCAGGTTACGCACGAGGTAAACCTGGGCTTGGCGCTAGTTCACACATCTGTATGCTGCACACTCCTGCAATGGTCCAAagagataacaagcttgagaagCAGGAAAGGAATAAAAAACATGATGCAAATGTCAAAATTGaaatcccatatatatatgggggaTGCAAATAATGAaccataa
- the LOC113324670 gene encoding uncharacterized protein At2g29880-like: MESDQSSNPQTGRTSWTPPMNRLFIGLMEDQVQKGQLLFSKYAWTHFVDNFKQSFGSSFTKDVLKNRMKTLKKNYVVVSTLRGQSGFGWDQSREIVIADDAVWDDYIKKHPDVKCWRTKTLAHFDELAIIFGDNRANGRYSRCRNDNTVQDDDDHDNENLDNTQSPDTPQEQNGNGYKYKDEDLRTSDTQKRARASTGLNSRPFRKTKKSIGEGMVDAIQVMAAAVNNVATKKEENKISSSLEANLVSALKDVPNLDDDTFVQALDLLEDEKKAKIFIALTGNKKRQ; the protein is encoded by the exons ATGGAGAGTGATCAATCATCCAACCCCCAAACTGGAAGGACAAGTTGGACTCCTCCCATGAATAGACTGTTCATAGGTCTAATGGAAGACCAAGTACAGAAAGGACAACTACTATTCAGCAAATATGCTTGGACACACTTTGTTGATAATTTCAAGCAGAGTTTTGGTTCTTCTTTTACCAAGGATGTGTTGAAAAATCGTATGAAAACTTTGAAGAAGAACTATGTTGTTGTGAGTACTCTTAGAGGTCAAAGTGGATTTGGATGGGATCAGTCGCGAGAAATTGTGATTGCTGATGATGCTGTATGGGATGATTATATCAAG AAGCATCCTGATGTCAAATGCTGGAGGACAAAGACCCTTGCTCACTTTGATGAGTTAGCTATTATATTTGGGGATAATAGGGCCAATGGAAGGTATAGCCGTTGTAGGAATGACAATACTGTGCAAGATGATGATGACCATGATAATGAAAATTTAGATAACACGCAATCTCCAGATACCCCTCAAGAACAGAATGGGAATGGATATAAATATAAGGATGAGGACTTGCGTACATCTGACACTCAAAAAAGGGCTCGAGCTTCAACAGGTCTGAATTCACGTCCTTTTAGAAAGACCAAAAAGAGTATAGGAGAAGGAATGGTAGATGCAATTCAGGTAATGGCAGCGGCTGTGAACAATGTTGCGactaagaaagaagaaaacaaaatttcatcatctttaGAGGCAAATTTAGTGTCCGCACTCAAGGATGTACCAAATTTGGATGATGATACTTTTGTGCAGGCGCTAGATTTATTGGAAGATGAAAAGAAAGCTAAGATTTTCATTGCATTGACTGGGAACAAGAAACGACAGTGA
- the LOC113320512 gene encoding E3 ubiquitin-protein ligase UPL4-like isoform X1, whose translation MGNSLIKKKKASKLMENLGKRRTESTDQLQSPVDKKACSSSEESEKLESSSSLQTHMGSTTSNQQQFVDEDTVMEDAETEVESTAPATTSASTSVSGRSEDEEEEDYSDGGGGNDELTEKERVYQEHSDRRNPSDQEKFTMVLKSLSDENTDVSGQLSSLTELCDVLSFCTESSISGSTAAALSPLLVKLARHESNPDIMLYSIRAITYLVDVLPGISVLLARVDAVPAICERLMAIEYMDVAEQCLLALEKISADQPVACLEAGAIMAVLSFIDFFSSSLQRVATSTVANVCKKLSSDASSHFMDAVPALCNLLQYEDPKLLANVITCLFRITETVSNSPIMVDQLCEHRLIQSVIPLIAMGSQTSFNQSIYSHLIGILSRLASGSANAVKILLEQKISCILKNILSSYDVSHSKASSLGDGDAKSNQVFEVLKLLNVLLPLVGGEKSSSKEKVLKDQPELLRRFGMDIVPTLVEVVNNGANLQVRDGCVSVINKLVNVSRSDILFDILDNSNISSFLAGVFARKDHHVLISALNIVQTILKELPDMFLNSFAKEGVVYAIDAILTPEKLTNSSNNQISSGSQQKSNVNDSVRCLCYNLNIGKPRSSEIGKCKLEKDSIHTLAKQIKETYFAVESQTSEIGLTETLQKLRKYSATLNDMVNLSMSNNIWPGLEENLFHTLGQIVMELSDGDSVSTFEFIESGIVKSLLNYFSNGQYLKGKVIEHHGLSDYSLVIMKRFANFASFSLSSTSLRWEGTPLAVLVRKLQAALSSLENFPVILNQISKLRAVHAAIPTKHATTHPCLKVRFVKEEGETDFCDDSLDTVSIEPFTSFDAIERYLWPQISARRNDAQTTSAVNTAGESENDSRKTGTPKRQKSVDESSASAVKEHHESRGVDDCHQKLKFFLDGRELDLRLTLYQAIFQLQMKDENDMIAGKNFWSEVFNITFRRAAEVMESSTDGCLEGTQISIMQNYPGKFYQNLLCLSGMLTVELPYNLEKSDPVYEILLLLKILEVINKSTGHLMSHERIKAFAEGKSDDLDSLAVSVCPVPQSEFVSSKLTEKLEQQMANPPAVAAGAMPAWCSQLMAECPFLFSFEARNKYFLLTVIRSPLVLSHSSSTSSSNNSSPGSDRRSLVGNFTRKKYRIPRTHILHSAAQMMDAQADKVTLEVEYSGEVGTGLGPTLEFYTLVSHEFQKLGLGMWREDRSFPSSGKKVEPGCVVAPSGLFPRPWSATMELSNGVKFSEVLKRFVLLGKIVAKALQDGRVLDLPLSKAFYKLVLDQDLNIHDILSLDPGLGRVLLEFQALVDRKRILSPISAFYFRNTKIDDLCLDFTLPGYPDYLLTSSQDHRMVNTANLEEYVSLIVDATLNSGILRQVEAFKSGFNQVFPLTSLKVFTGEEIDRLLCGEQDAWTSNELLDHIKFDHGYTVSSPQIIYLLEIMKDLQRDQQQAFIQFVTGAPRLPRGGLAALNPKMTIVRKHSNEWADGDLPSVMTCANYLKLPPYSTKDIMKEKLLYAITEGQGSFHLS comes from the exons atgg GAAACAGTTTGATTAAGAAGAAGAAAGCGAGCAAGTTGAtggagaatttgggaaaaagaagAACTGAATCGACTGATCAGTTACAATCTCCGGTTGATAAAAAGGCGTGTAGTTCTTCAGAAGAATCGGAGAAGCTTGAATCTTCGTCGTCGTTACAAACACATATGGGTTCAACAACTAGTAATCAACAGCAGTTTGTGGATGAGGATACTGTGATGGAGGATGCGGAAACGGAAGTGGAGTCGACTGCACCGGCGACGACATCAGCATCGACATCGGTTTCTGGTAGATCAgaagatgaggaggaggaggattattctgatggtggtggtgggaatGATGAATTGACTGAAAAAGAGAGGGTTTATCAGGAACATAGTGACAGAAGAAATCCTAGTGATCAAGAGAAATTTACTATGGTTTTGAAGAGTTTGAGTGATGAGAATACTGATGTGTCTGGACAATTGTCATCACTTACTGAATTATGTGATGTGTTATCTTTTTGTACAGAGAGTTCGATTTCTGGGAGTACGGCAGCTGCGTTGTCGCCCCTTTTGGTTAAGTTGGCTAGACATGAAAGTAATCCAGACATTATGTTGTATTCAATTAGGGCAATTACTTATTTGGTTGATGTTTTGCCGGGGATATCTGTATTACTTGCTAGAGTTGATGCTGTTCCTGCAATTTGTGAGAGATTAATGGCTATTGAGTACATGGATGTTGCTGAACAG TGTTTGTTAGCATTAGAGAAGATTTCGGCGGATCAACCTGTTGCGTGTTTGGAAGCTGGTGCGATTATGGCTGTTCTTAGTTTTATAGATTTCTTCTCTTCGAGTCTCCAG AGGGTTGCAACCAGTACTGTTGCTAATGTCTGCAAGAAACTCTCGTCCGACGCTTCGTCACATTTCATGGATGCCGTTCCTGCTTTGTGCAATCTTCTTCAGTATGAAGACCCAAAG CTTCTTGCGAATGTAATTACTTGTTTATTTAGAATAACGGAGACCGTCAGCAATTCTCCTATTATGGTGGATCAACTTTGCGAGCATCGATTGATTCAGTCAGTAATACCTCTTATAGCTATGGGTAGTCAAACCAGCTTCAACCAGTCAATCTATAGT CATCTGATTGGGATTCTTTCTAGACTTGCATCTGGTTCCGCTAATGCTGTCAAGATACTTCTTGAGCAAAAAATAAGTTGCATATTGAAGAATATTTTATCAAGTTATGACGTCTCACACAGCAAAGCCTCTTCCCTTGGGGATGGTGATGCAAAGTCCAACCAG GTATTTGAAGTTTTGAAGTTGCTTAATGTGCTTCTTCCTCTTGTCGGGGGCGAAAAGTCGTCAAGTAAGGAAAAGGTTTTAAAGGACCAACCTGAACTTCTGAGGCGTTTTGGTATGGACATTGTTCCCACTTTGGTTGAG GTTGTAAATAATGGTGCAAATCTACAAGTTCGTGACGGCTGTGTTTCTGTAATCAACAAGTTAGTCAATGTTAGCAGATCTGATATTCTCTTTGACATACTTGATAATAGCAACATATCGAG TTTTCTCGCGGGTGTGTTTGCTAGGAAGGATCACCATGTGCTGATATCAGCTTTAAATATCGTGCAGACTATCCTTAAAGAGCTTCCAGATATGTTCTTGAACTCTTTTGCGAAGGAGGGTGTTGTTTACGCCATAGATGCAATTCTAACACCAGAAAAGCTTACAAACTCCAGTAACAATCAGATCTCATCTGGCTCGCAGCAAAAATCAAATGTGAACGATAGTGTTAGATGCTTATGTTACAATCTTAACATAGGTAAGCCTCGATCTTCAGAAATAGGAAAGTGCAAGCTTGAGAAAGATTCCATTCACACTTTGGCGAAGCAGATCAAGGAAACTTACTTTGCTGTTGAATCACAAACTTCTGAGATAGGATTGACCGAAACTCTTCAGAAGCTTAGAAAGTACTCGGCAACACTAAATGATATGGTGAATCTGTCCATGAGTAACAATATTTGGCCTGGTTTGGAAGAGAACTTGTTTCACACCCTGGGTCAAATAGTGATGGAGCTTAGTGATGGTGATTCTGTGTCAACATTTGAGTTTATTGAAAGTGGAATAGTGAAATCTTTACTAAATTATTTTTCCAATGGCCAGTACCTGAAAGGAAAAGTTATAGAGCATCACGGGCTATCAGATTATTCACTTGTTATAATGAAGAGGTTTGCAAATTTTGCTAGTTTCTCTTTGTCATCAACGAGCTTACGTTGGGAGGGAACGCCTCTAGCAGTCCTTGTAAGGAAACTGCAAGCTGCATTGTCTTCTTTGGAGAACTTCCCGGTTATTCTAAATCAGATTTCAAAACTAAGGGCTGTGCATGCTGCTATTCCAACTAAGCACGCCACCACACATCCGTGTTTAAAGGTTCGGTTCGTGAAGGAAGAGGGAGAGACAGATTTTTGTGATGATTCTTTAGATACCGTGAGTATTGAGCCTTTTACCTCTTTTGATGCCATTGAAAGATATTTGTGGCCCCAGATCAGTGCCAGGAGAAATGACGCTCAAACAACGTCTGCTGTAAATACTGCAGGCGAATCAGAAAATGATTCCAGAAAGACAGGTACCCCTAAAAGGCAGAAGTCAGTTGATGAGAGTTCTGCATCTGCCGTTAAAGAACATCACGAATCACGTGGTGTTGACGATTGCCATCAGAAGCTGAAATTTTTCTTAGACGGAAGAGAGCTAGATTTGAGATTGACCCTTTATCAAGCAATTTTTCAGTTACAAATGAAGGATGAAAATGATATGATCGCAGGCAAAAACTTTTGGTCCGAAGTATTTAATATTACATTTAGAAGGGCTGCTGAAGTAATGGAAAGTAGTACTGACGGTTGTCTCGAAGGAACTCAGATTTCTATTATGCAAAATTATCCAGGGAAGTTTTACCAGAATTTGTTGTGTCTCTCCGGTATGCTGACAGTTGAACTTCCGTATAATTTGGAAAAGTCAGATCCAGTTTACGAGATACTTCTTCTTCTGAAAATTTTGGAAGTTATAAACAAGTCAACTGGTCACCTGATGTCTCATGAAAGGATCAAAGCTTTTGCAGAAGGGAAAAGTGATGACTTGGACAGTTTAGCGGTATCAGTCTGTCCAGTTCCGCAGAGCGAGTTCGTGAGCAGTAAATTGACTGAAAAGTTAGAACAGCAGATGGCAAACCCTCCGGCTGTAGCTGCTGGGGCAATGCCAGCATGGTGCAGCCAACTAATGGCTGAGTGCCCCTtcctatttagttttgaagcaaGGAACAAATACTTCTTATTGACAGTAATTCGTTCTCCACTAGTTCTATCTCATTCCTCTTCAACATCTTCTAGTAATAACTCAAGTCCTGGCAGCGATAGGCGCTCACTCGTTGGTAACTTTACTCGGAAAAAATATCGGATTCCCCGGACCCACATCCTACACTCTGCTGCACAAATGATGGATGCTCAGGCCGACAAGGTTACACTTGAAGTGGAATACAGTGGAGAGGTTGGTACCGGTCTGGGTCCAACTCTGGAATTTTATACATTGGTAAGTCACGAATTTCAGAAGCTAGGCTTGGGTATGTGGAGGGAAGATCGCAGTTTCCCCAGTTCAGGGAAAAAGGTAGAACCTGGATGTGTAGTTGCTCCTTCTGGACTTTTCCCTCGCCCTTGGTCAGCTACGATGGAATTGTCAAATGGGGTTAAGTTTTCTGAGGTGTTGAAGAGATTTGTCCTTCTCGGAAAGATTGTAGCCAAGGCACTGCAGGATGGAAGAGTTCTCGACCTTCCCTTATCTAAAGCTTTTTATAAGCTTGTTCTGGATCAG GATCTCAACATACATGATATCCTGTCACTTGATCCTGGGCTTGGAAGGGTTCTGCTAGAGTTTCAGGCTCTTGTTGATAGGAAGAGAATTTTGAGCCCTATATCTGCTTTCTATTTCAGGAATACAAAGATTGATGATCTTTGTTTAGATTTTACTCTACCTGGGTATCCAGATTACCTGCTTACGTCCAGCCAAGATCATAGGATG GTAAACACAGCCAACTTGGAAGAATACGTTTCACTGATCGTGGATGCAACTTTGAATTCTGGAATTTTGAGGCAAGTAGAAGCTTTTAAATCTGGATTTAATCAG GTGTTTCCGTTAACAAGTCTCAAAGTATTTACTGGGGAGGAGATCGATCGTTTATTATGTGGAGAACAAGATGCTTGGACT TCGAATGAGCTTTTGGATCACATCAAATTTGATCATGGCTACACAGTTAGCAGTCCTCAGATCATTTAT TTGCTGGAAATTATGAAGGACTTGCAGCGTGATCAACAGCAAGCTTTCATTCAGTTTGTAACTGGAGCACCTCGACTTCCACGTGGAGGCTTAGCAGCTTTAAACCCTAAGATGACAATTGTCCGCAAG CATTCAAACGAATGGGCTGATGGGGACTTGCCCAGTGTGATGACTTGTGCCAACTATCTGAAACTTCCTCCTTATTCTACCAAG GATATAATGAAGGAGAAGTTGCTTTATGCTATAACTGAAGGACAGGGTTCTTTCCACTTGTCTTAG
- the LOC113320512 gene encoding E3 ubiquitin-protein ligase UPL4-like isoform X2: MENLGKRRTESTDQLQSPVDKKACSSSEESEKLESSSSLQTHMGSTTSNQQQFVDEDTVMEDAETEVESTAPATTSASTSVSGRSEDEEEEDYSDGGGGNDELTEKERVYQEHSDRRNPSDQEKFTMVLKSLSDENTDVSGQLSSLTELCDVLSFCTESSISGSTAAALSPLLVKLARHESNPDIMLYSIRAITYLVDVLPGISVLLARVDAVPAICERLMAIEYMDVAEQCLLALEKISADQPVACLEAGAIMAVLSFIDFFSSSLQRVATSTVANVCKKLSSDASSHFMDAVPALCNLLQYEDPKLLANVITCLFRITETVSNSPIMVDQLCEHRLIQSVIPLIAMGSQTSFNQSIYSHLIGILSRLASGSANAVKILLEQKISCILKNILSSYDVSHSKASSLGDGDAKSNQVFEVLKLLNVLLPLVGGEKSSSKEKVLKDQPELLRRFGMDIVPTLVEVVNNGANLQVRDGCVSVINKLVNVSRSDILFDILDNSNISSFLAGVFARKDHHVLISALNIVQTILKELPDMFLNSFAKEGVVYAIDAILTPEKLTNSSNNQISSGSQQKSNVNDSVRCLCYNLNIGKPRSSEIGKCKLEKDSIHTLAKQIKETYFAVESQTSEIGLTETLQKLRKYSATLNDMVNLSMSNNIWPGLEENLFHTLGQIVMELSDGDSVSTFEFIESGIVKSLLNYFSNGQYLKGKVIEHHGLSDYSLVIMKRFANFASFSLSSTSLRWEGTPLAVLVRKLQAALSSLENFPVILNQISKLRAVHAAIPTKHATTHPCLKVRFVKEEGETDFCDDSLDTVSIEPFTSFDAIERYLWPQISARRNDAQTTSAVNTAGESENDSRKTGTPKRQKSVDESSASAVKEHHESRGVDDCHQKLKFFLDGRELDLRLTLYQAIFQLQMKDENDMIAGKNFWSEVFNITFRRAAEVMESSTDGCLEGTQISIMQNYPGKFYQNLLCLSGMLTVELPYNLEKSDPVYEILLLLKILEVINKSTGHLMSHERIKAFAEGKSDDLDSLAVSVCPVPQSEFVSSKLTEKLEQQMANPPAVAAGAMPAWCSQLMAECPFLFSFEARNKYFLLTVIRSPLVLSHSSSTSSSNNSSPGSDRRSLVGNFTRKKYRIPRTHILHSAAQMMDAQADKVTLEVEYSGEVGTGLGPTLEFYTLVSHEFQKLGLGMWREDRSFPSSGKKVEPGCVVAPSGLFPRPWSATMELSNGVKFSEVLKRFVLLGKIVAKALQDGRVLDLPLSKAFYKLVLDQDLNIHDILSLDPGLGRVLLEFQALVDRKRILSPISAFYFRNTKIDDLCLDFTLPGYPDYLLTSSQDHRMVNTANLEEYVSLIVDATLNSGILRQVEAFKSGFNQVFPLTSLKVFTGEEIDRLLCGEQDAWTSNELLDHIKFDHGYTVSSPQIIYLLEIMKDLQRDQQQAFIQFVTGAPRLPRGGLAALNPKMTIVRKHSNEWADGDLPSVMTCANYLKLPPYSTKDIMKEKLLYAITEGQGSFHLS, translated from the exons AtggagaatttgggaaaaagaagAACTGAATCGACTGATCAGTTACAATCTCCGGTTGATAAAAAGGCGTGTAGTTCTTCAGAAGAATCGGAGAAGCTTGAATCTTCGTCGTCGTTACAAACACATATGGGTTCAACAACTAGTAATCAACAGCAGTTTGTGGATGAGGATACTGTGATGGAGGATGCGGAAACGGAAGTGGAGTCGACTGCACCGGCGACGACATCAGCATCGACATCGGTTTCTGGTAGATCAgaagatgaggaggaggaggattattctgatggtggtggtgggaatGATGAATTGACTGAAAAAGAGAGGGTTTATCAGGAACATAGTGACAGAAGAAATCCTAGTGATCAAGAGAAATTTACTATGGTTTTGAAGAGTTTGAGTGATGAGAATACTGATGTGTCTGGACAATTGTCATCACTTACTGAATTATGTGATGTGTTATCTTTTTGTACAGAGAGTTCGATTTCTGGGAGTACGGCAGCTGCGTTGTCGCCCCTTTTGGTTAAGTTGGCTAGACATGAAAGTAATCCAGACATTATGTTGTATTCAATTAGGGCAATTACTTATTTGGTTGATGTTTTGCCGGGGATATCTGTATTACTTGCTAGAGTTGATGCTGTTCCTGCAATTTGTGAGAGATTAATGGCTATTGAGTACATGGATGTTGCTGAACAG TGTTTGTTAGCATTAGAGAAGATTTCGGCGGATCAACCTGTTGCGTGTTTGGAAGCTGGTGCGATTATGGCTGTTCTTAGTTTTATAGATTTCTTCTCTTCGAGTCTCCAG AGGGTTGCAACCAGTACTGTTGCTAATGTCTGCAAGAAACTCTCGTCCGACGCTTCGTCACATTTCATGGATGCCGTTCCTGCTTTGTGCAATCTTCTTCAGTATGAAGACCCAAAG CTTCTTGCGAATGTAATTACTTGTTTATTTAGAATAACGGAGACCGTCAGCAATTCTCCTATTATGGTGGATCAACTTTGCGAGCATCGATTGATTCAGTCAGTAATACCTCTTATAGCTATGGGTAGTCAAACCAGCTTCAACCAGTCAATCTATAGT CATCTGATTGGGATTCTTTCTAGACTTGCATCTGGTTCCGCTAATGCTGTCAAGATACTTCTTGAGCAAAAAATAAGTTGCATATTGAAGAATATTTTATCAAGTTATGACGTCTCACACAGCAAAGCCTCTTCCCTTGGGGATGGTGATGCAAAGTCCAACCAG GTATTTGAAGTTTTGAAGTTGCTTAATGTGCTTCTTCCTCTTGTCGGGGGCGAAAAGTCGTCAAGTAAGGAAAAGGTTTTAAAGGACCAACCTGAACTTCTGAGGCGTTTTGGTATGGACATTGTTCCCACTTTGGTTGAG GTTGTAAATAATGGTGCAAATCTACAAGTTCGTGACGGCTGTGTTTCTGTAATCAACAAGTTAGTCAATGTTAGCAGATCTGATATTCTCTTTGACATACTTGATAATAGCAACATATCGAG TTTTCTCGCGGGTGTGTTTGCTAGGAAGGATCACCATGTGCTGATATCAGCTTTAAATATCGTGCAGACTATCCTTAAAGAGCTTCCAGATATGTTCTTGAACTCTTTTGCGAAGGAGGGTGTTGTTTACGCCATAGATGCAATTCTAACACCAGAAAAGCTTACAAACTCCAGTAACAATCAGATCTCATCTGGCTCGCAGCAAAAATCAAATGTGAACGATAGTGTTAGATGCTTATGTTACAATCTTAACATAGGTAAGCCTCGATCTTCAGAAATAGGAAAGTGCAAGCTTGAGAAAGATTCCATTCACACTTTGGCGAAGCAGATCAAGGAAACTTACTTTGCTGTTGAATCACAAACTTCTGAGATAGGATTGACCGAAACTCTTCAGAAGCTTAGAAAGTACTCGGCAACACTAAATGATATGGTGAATCTGTCCATGAGTAACAATATTTGGCCTGGTTTGGAAGAGAACTTGTTTCACACCCTGGGTCAAATAGTGATGGAGCTTAGTGATGGTGATTCTGTGTCAACATTTGAGTTTATTGAAAGTGGAATAGTGAAATCTTTACTAAATTATTTTTCCAATGGCCAGTACCTGAAAGGAAAAGTTATAGAGCATCACGGGCTATCAGATTATTCACTTGTTATAATGAAGAGGTTTGCAAATTTTGCTAGTTTCTCTTTGTCATCAACGAGCTTACGTTGGGAGGGAACGCCTCTAGCAGTCCTTGTAAGGAAACTGCAAGCTGCATTGTCTTCTTTGGAGAACTTCCCGGTTATTCTAAATCAGATTTCAAAACTAAGGGCTGTGCATGCTGCTATTCCAACTAAGCACGCCACCACACATCCGTGTTTAAAGGTTCGGTTCGTGAAGGAAGAGGGAGAGACAGATTTTTGTGATGATTCTTTAGATACCGTGAGTATTGAGCCTTTTACCTCTTTTGATGCCATTGAAAGATATTTGTGGCCCCAGATCAGTGCCAGGAGAAATGACGCTCAAACAACGTCTGCTGTAAATACTGCAGGCGAATCAGAAAATGATTCCAGAAAGACAGGTACCCCTAAAAGGCAGAAGTCAGTTGATGAGAGTTCTGCATCTGCCGTTAAAGAACATCACGAATCACGTGGTGTTGACGATTGCCATCAGAAGCTGAAATTTTTCTTAGACGGAAGAGAGCTAGATTTGAGATTGACCCTTTATCAAGCAATTTTTCAGTTACAAATGAAGGATGAAAATGATATGATCGCAGGCAAAAACTTTTGGTCCGAAGTATTTAATATTACATTTAGAAGGGCTGCTGAAGTAATGGAAAGTAGTACTGACGGTTGTCTCGAAGGAACTCAGATTTCTATTATGCAAAATTATCCAGGGAAGTTTTACCAGAATTTGTTGTGTCTCTCCGGTATGCTGACAGTTGAACTTCCGTATAATTTGGAAAAGTCAGATCCAGTTTACGAGATACTTCTTCTTCTGAAAATTTTGGAAGTTATAAACAAGTCAACTGGTCACCTGATGTCTCATGAAAGGATCAAAGCTTTTGCAGAAGGGAAAAGTGATGACTTGGACAGTTTAGCGGTATCAGTCTGTCCAGTTCCGCAGAGCGAGTTCGTGAGCAGTAAATTGACTGAAAAGTTAGAACAGCAGATGGCAAACCCTCCGGCTGTAGCTGCTGGGGCAATGCCAGCATGGTGCAGCCAACTAATGGCTGAGTGCCCCTtcctatttagttttgaagcaaGGAACAAATACTTCTTATTGACAGTAATTCGTTCTCCACTAGTTCTATCTCATTCCTCTTCAACATCTTCTAGTAATAACTCAAGTCCTGGCAGCGATAGGCGCTCACTCGTTGGTAACTTTACTCGGAAAAAATATCGGATTCCCCGGACCCACATCCTACACTCTGCTGCACAAATGATGGATGCTCAGGCCGACAAGGTTACACTTGAAGTGGAATACAGTGGAGAGGTTGGTACCGGTCTGGGTCCAACTCTGGAATTTTATACATTGGTAAGTCACGAATTTCAGAAGCTAGGCTTGGGTATGTGGAGGGAAGATCGCAGTTTCCCCAGTTCAGGGAAAAAGGTAGAACCTGGATGTGTAGTTGCTCCTTCTGGACTTTTCCCTCGCCCTTGGTCAGCTACGATGGAATTGTCAAATGGGGTTAAGTTTTCTGAGGTGTTGAAGAGATTTGTCCTTCTCGGAAAGATTGTAGCCAAGGCACTGCAGGATGGAAGAGTTCTCGACCTTCCCTTATCTAAAGCTTTTTATAAGCTTGTTCTGGATCAG GATCTCAACATACATGATATCCTGTCACTTGATCCTGGGCTTGGAAGGGTTCTGCTAGAGTTTCAGGCTCTTGTTGATAGGAAGAGAATTTTGAGCCCTATATCTGCTTTCTATTTCAGGAATACAAAGATTGATGATCTTTGTTTAGATTTTACTCTACCTGGGTATCCAGATTACCTGCTTACGTCCAGCCAAGATCATAGGATG GTAAACACAGCCAACTTGGAAGAATACGTTTCACTGATCGTGGATGCAACTTTGAATTCTGGAATTTTGAGGCAAGTAGAAGCTTTTAAATCTGGATTTAATCAG GTGTTTCCGTTAACAAGTCTCAAAGTATTTACTGGGGAGGAGATCGATCGTTTATTATGTGGAGAACAAGATGCTTGGACT TCGAATGAGCTTTTGGATCACATCAAATTTGATCATGGCTACACAGTTAGCAGTCCTCAGATCATTTAT TTGCTGGAAATTATGAAGGACTTGCAGCGTGATCAACAGCAAGCTTTCATTCAGTTTGTAACTGGAGCACCTCGACTTCCACGTGGAGGCTTAGCAGCTTTAAACCCTAAGATGACAATTGTCCGCAAG CATTCAAACGAATGGGCTGATGGGGACTTGCCCAGTGTGATGACTTGTGCCAACTATCTGAAACTTCCTCCTTATTCTACCAAG GATATAATGAAGGAGAAGTTGCTTTATGCTATAACTGAAGGACAGGGTTCTTTCCACTTGTCTTAG